The Flavobacterium johnsoniae UW101 genomic interval CTTAGAGTATTCATACATCAATATTTTTTATTAGTTTGTGAAACCCATTTTCCTGCTGTATCAACATTTTGTCTCAACAATAAATTTAGCTGGCCAACATGATGCTGAACATGTCTCATGTTGTATAAAATCATTTCAATTCTGTTATAATTTTTCTTCTTTGTGATGAATCTTTCTTTTGAAGTTTCTTCGTTTAGTCCTTCAATTAAAAAGAAAACCTTTTTACGGCAATGCTCAAGATATTCAAGCAATTCTTCCTTTAGGTAAATTCTTTCCGGTAAAATTCCTTTTGGATCAAATTCAGACAAAGAAAATGGTTGTGGTGGAGAAAATTCGTCTGGTTTTACAGATGAATAATAATCAAGCCAAAAAATGGTGTGATAAGCAGAATACCAAAAATCTTTTTTATCCCAAAAACTCTCAGGACACACTAAGATTGAACTCTCGAGCATATCTATTACAGCTCCAAATTGCTTCCATAATATTTCCTTAATTTCCTCCATCGTTTAATTTTAAACAATTCCTTTCTCAATCATTTCAAGCATCACCGGCGAAGCATTTTTAAATGTCGGCGGCTGCTCGATAATACTTCCGGCATTCTTTTTATTTACTTTAAAAGTCACATCGTTATCTGTTGTAAATAAAAGTGCAGTTAAAAAAGGCTTTTTGATGTAAGTACTTAAAACCAATAACGCTTCATCTAAGGTATGAATGCTTTCAATTTCTTCTGTTTTATAACGAGAAGTTAAGGAAATAGAAAAAGTATTGTCTTCGTTGAGAACCAAGCGGAAATAGATATTTTTAATTTCAGTATCGCCCATCGTTTTGGCCAAAGTAAGTTTAGCGAAAGTTCCTGCTTGGATGCTTTCTTTAACTCGTTCACAAAAAAGGGCAAATATTGGTTCGTACATTTTTTTTAAAGGTGCTAAGGCTCTAAGATGTTGAGGTTCTAAGTTTTTAAAACCTTTGTTTATTATTTAACCGCAAAGGTCGCAAAGATTTACGCAAGGTTCGCAAAGTTTTTTAAATTTCCTTGTGTCCTTTGCGTAATCCCTTGCGAACTTTGCGGTTAAAAAGAATTATTTTCCTGTAAATTCAGCTTTACGTTTTTCTAAAAAGGCTGCTGTTCCTTCTTTAAAATCCTGTGTTCCGAAACATTCTCCAAATGATTTGATTTCAGTATCGAAACCATTTTTGCCATCTTTGAAATTAGCATTGATTGCTTTTATAGCTTTTCCTATTGCAAATGGCGCATTTTTA includes:
- a CDS encoding DinB family protein, whose product is MEEIKEILWKQFGAVIDMLESSILVCPESFWDKKDFWYSAYHTIFWLDYYSSVKPDEFSPPQPFSLSEFDPKGILPERIYLKEELLEYLEHCRKKVFFLIEGLNEETSKERFITKKKNYNRIEMILYNMRHVQHHVGQLNLLLRQNVDTAGKWVSQTNKKY